GGAGAAAAAATTTTTCATAATCGTTTATGATTTTGGAGTCAAATTTAACATAGTGCGAAAATTGAAAGAACTTTCCTGCTCTATCCTTGTCGTCCCAGCTAAAACGAGCGCGGACGATGTCCTCTCATTAAATCCCGACGGTGTGGTTCTCTCAAATGGACCTGGCGATCCATCTGCGCTTGAATATGCGGTAAGTAATATCAAGAAAATTCTCGGAAGAAAACCAATTCTTGGGATCTGCCTTGGGCATCAACTTCTTGCGCTTGCGATCGGAGGAAAAACTTATAAAATGAAATTCGGGCATCGCGGGTCAAATCACCCTGTTAAGAACTTGATCACAGGAAAGGTTGAAATAACATCGCAAAATCACGGCTTCGCTATTGACCCGGACTCGCTAAACTCATATGAAGCAGAAATAACCCATATAAGTTTGAACGATGGAACTGTTGAAGGATTGAGATTAAAAAACTCTCCAGCCTTTTCAGTCCAATACCATCCCGAAGCATCACCCGGACCTCACGACAGCGAATATATCTTCAGAAATTTCATCACGCTTTTGGAAAACGCCAAATAAATTGAGAATGCCTTTGAATTTTTTTATCTTTAAACCGTGAATCTCCCAAAATGCCTTAGAGCATATGCTGGCAAGTTTTAAAAAAATCATAATAGCACTGTTAATTTCAATTTTTGTGATTTTCTTGAGATTGCTTGATCTATCTTTGCTAAACGAATTGGATCGCCTTTTCTACCAGGTCAAATTTAAATTTCGTGGTGAAGGGCAAATT
This region of Candidatus Thermokryptus mobilis genomic DNA includes:
- the carA gene encoding glutamine-hydrolyzing carbamoyl-phosphate synthase small subunit, with product MKKAKLALENGVVVEGLSFGAEGETYGEVVFNTALTGYQEIITDPSYKGQILIFTNPLIGNYGVNYEDMESKRIQVAGIVVREISNFYSNYRAIDSLDHYLRIQNIVGIANVDTRFLVRQIREKGAMRGVISTVDLDDKNLVIKARSIPSMSGLELASLVTTSERYKIESEREKKFFIIVYDFGVKFNIVRKLKELSCSILVVPAKTSADDVLSLNPDGVVLSNGPGDPSALEYAVSNIKKILGRKPILGICLGHQLLALAIGGKTYKMKFGHRGSNHPVKNLITGKVEITSQNHGFAIDPDSLNSYEAEITHISLNDGTVEGLRLKNSPAFSVQYHPEASPGPHDSEYIFRNFITLLENAK